The DNA window AAACGACTGACAGACAGAGAATTGTTTTTTTCATGGCCGGTTTCTCCATCCCTTTAAACTGATTTCAGCTTTTTCTTCAGCAATTCGCGGGCGCGGAATATCCTCGCTTTGACCGTCCCGATAGGGATACCGAGCGCCTCCGCGATTTCCTCATACGAGCGGTCGTCCTTATGCCGATACATGATAACAATCCGGTATTTCTCCGGGAGCGAGTCGATCGCATCCTGAATCGAAATCCGCCTTTCGCGCTCCTCCAGCTCTCTTTCCGGATGATATGATAGGTCGGCTACATCCATCGTGGCCGAGTTTTCCTCGTCGTCGGAATGAGAATCGAGCGAAAGCGTGTGAATCCGCTGTTTGCGAAGGTAGTCTATGGCCGAGTTGGCCGCAATGCGGTAGAGCCAGGTGGAGAACTTGTATTCCGAACGATATGTTTCGAGCGACGCAAAAGCTTTCATAAAAGTCTCCTGTACCAAATCGGCGCTGGCCTCTTTTTCCCGAACGAACTTGAAGACGATGTGAAATATCGCCGGGCGGTGGCGTTCCATCAACTCCCGGTATGCATCCTGGTTCCCCGAGAGAGCGCTGGCGATCAGATTCTTGTCAAGTTCCGGCAACTCGGCCTTTCAGTACAGGTTACGTTACTTCAGCCTGGCAGTTTCAAAACGGCTTAAAAGATAATAAGAAAGGCTCATTTAATAAATAGAAAAATACAGCTTCTTATCGACCAGACCAGCCCGCCCATTGTGCGCTTTTTGCACACCCCGGATAACCCCTTAGAGAGTTATGACTTGGTTGGAATGCGCCCCGTGGGGGCAACCATTGCGGTCCCCCTTTTCTCCGCGCGGCCAGTCCGCTCTATCCGTTCGGGCAGGTCCTGATTCCGCACAAGCGGAATTGTGACCTGCCCGCAACTCGTCTTGGATTTGCGCTGGGTCTTGCCGAGAACAGCGTTCGAGGTGTGACCCAGCGCGTTCCCATGCCGATGGTCACGCCTTG is part of the Candidatus Zixiibacteriota bacterium genome and encodes:
- a CDS encoding sigma-70 family RNA polymerase sigma factor, with translation MPELDKNLIASALSGNQDAYRELMERHRPAIFHIVFKFVREKEASADLVQETFMKAFASLETYRSEYKFSTWLYRIAANSAIDYLRKQRIHTLSLDSHSDDEENSATMDVADLSYHPERELEERERRISIQDAIDSLPEKYRIVIMYRHKDDRSYEEIAEALGIPIGTVKARIFRARELLKKKLKSV